The DNA sequence TGTCCACCTCGGCCCCCAGCTGGGCAGCGGCATCGAAGGCGCCTCTTTGCACTACGGCCCAGAAAGGATCGTCTCCCCCGTGGGTGACCAGACGAAAGTACATACCCGCCGCCGGTTTATCCTGGGCAGCAAATAAAGCACCCGTGAAGACCATAATCACAAAAGCGATGACCACAATGCCAGTAACGGTCTTTCTCATAAGGTTTCACCTCCATTTTTTGGTAAACCGAAACAAACGAATTAACTAACCATCATCCTCCTGCCAAAGAGAAAATCCCACTGTACCGCCCTCCCATCACCTCCTTACAAACAGTTGTTCGCGAACTAACGCTCCTCCTAAAGAAGAAACCCCTTTTTTTAATTAAGTACTCCGCCTATGTCTATTGTAATAGAAATTATCCGACTCCATACCCTCCGTAACGCAGGGCTTCCTCGAACATAGCTACTACATTTTCCGGGGGGACGTCGGCCTGGATGTTGTGGACCGCTCCCAATACGTATCCGCCACCGGGAGCCAGTTGGTCGATTCTCCGCCGAACTTCATCCCGGACATCATCGGGAGTTCCAAAGGGAAGAACACTTTGGGTGTCGATCCCGCCCCAAAAACACAAATAGCTTCCGAATTCTCTTTTCAGATAGGCGGCATCCATACCCCTAGCCGCAACCTGGACCGGGTTCAGAATATCCACACCAATGTCGATGAGGTCCGGAATAAAAGGCGAAACGGCGCCGCAGGAATGGTAAAAAAGCTTGGCCCGGGTTTTCCCTCTGATCGTATCGAAGAGTTTTTTCTGGCGGGGCTTGATGAGGCGCCGGTAAATATCCGGAGAGATGAAAGGTCCGTTTTGGGTGGCCAGGTCATCACCGACTAAAACCACATCGATCTGGTCACCCACTCGGTTCAACAGTTCTGCGAACTGAGCGGTTTGGAAATCGAGCATGATATCGAGAATTGAACAGGCCAAGCCAGGATTGAGGACCAAGTCGCTCAAAAACTTTTCGAATCCTCGCAGATACCAGGCAAATTCGAAGCAGGAGCCGATCAGGTTGACGATAATCCCGTATCCACTCTCCTGTAGTGCCTCGACTTGGGCGGCCAGTTCTTCGTAGTGCTCCGGTTTACGGGCATCGGGCCAAGTAAGGCCCGGGAGGTCGGAAGTTTCCACGACGTGCTCGAGTGGATGACCGAGCATATCGAAATAAAGGCCGGTGAACCTTCGTTGCACCCCCCACGCGTCAACCCACAGACCTCCCTCCCGGTCGGCTTTCCAAACTGAGGCGGGGATCGGCAGGTAAGCATACCGGGTATCGATACCCAAGACTTCGAGGATGCGGGAATCTGGTTTCACCAGTTGCTGGACCCGGTCAACGAGGATTTCGTCTTCTTCTTGAAAGCCAAGATATTTTAGCAGGCTACGGTGGGAAAGGCGGGTGATCCCCGAAACGATACCTCCCAGATCCAAAGGGATTCGGTCCGGTTCCCGGTGATTCAACGATTGGTGAAGCCTCTCGCGACTGCTCCTCATCTGAGTCTCTCCCGGTCTTGAGATGAGATTCCGGTACTATTGTACCAGAAAACGGCCTCCCGGCAAAGCTAATGCAAAGATGATTTTGCTGCAAAAACTCATTTCAGCAAGACCCCCGTTGCCATCAGCCCCGCCTCATCTGGCATTTTCCCGCACGCCTCAATGGCCACGTCTGGTTGCAGTGCTGCTGAAAAGGCCGTCCCTGGCCTTTTTACTTCGAAAATGCGGTGATTTCGGCGGCTGATTCAGGCAACTCAGGCCCGGGCTTCCTTCGTTCTTTTGCAGCAAAATTACTTATTGCAGTAGAATCAATGTTACTAATTGCCAGCCTGCGAATTGCCGGAAGACAGATGTTCTGCTATAATCGGTACCTGTAAATTCGGGGCGAATAGCTCAGGGGAAGAGCGCTTGCCTTACAAGCAAGATGTCGCAGGTTCAAATCCTGCTTCGCCCACCAACATACTGCTACTATGAAGTCCAGATCCTTTTTGTTCCCATGGAATTGGGAAACTTGCCAATTTGTCTTATATAATAGCGCCACACGAAGATATGTCCCCGTCCAGGGTTTTGGATAGCTTAATCCAGGCATCCGGGAGTTACCCTCTTATGTTTTTCCCTCATCAATCAATAACTTGTACCGATACCCATTCTTGACCTGATTGAGGTGGCTTGTTCGTAGGATGCCCAAATATTCCTGAATCACGGGCGCATCGGGTAAAGCAAGCGTTTTATGCTATCGGAGATTGCGTAAAAGCCGACTTCCAGGCTTCCCGGCGATTGAGTAGTTCACCAAATCCCTCTTCTCATTTCTCCATTCTTTTGCTTAAATAGAGTTTATGGAACGACGCCTGATCATTATTCTAATCACAGCCTTGCTCACGGTAGCGGGAGGCGCTCTGGGATATAGCTTCATCGAAGGGTGGACCTTTCTGGATGCCCTGTACATGACGGTTATTACCCTTTCGACCGTCGGTTTTTCCGAAACTCATCCCCTTTCCGCGACCGGGAGGATATTCACGATTTTCCTGATAGGAGGCGGAATGT is a window from the Atribacteraceae bacterium genome containing:
- a CDS encoding uroporphyrinogen decarboxylase family protein gives rise to the protein MRSSRERLHQSLNHREPDRIPLDLGGIVSGITRLSHRSLLKYLGFQEEDEILVDRVQQLVKPDSRILEVLGIDTRYAYLPIPASVWKADREGGLWVDAWGVQRRFTGLYFDMLGHPLEHVVETSDLPGLTWPDARKPEHYEELAAQVEALQESGYGIIVNLIGSCFEFAWYLRGFEKFLSDLVLNPGLACSILDIMLDFQTAQFAELLNRVGDQIDVVLVGDDLATQNGPFISPDIYRRLIKPRQKKLFDTIRGKTRAKLFYHSCGAVSPFIPDLIDIGVDILNPVQVAARGMDAAYLKREFGSYLCFWGGIDTQSVLPFGTPDDVRDEVRRRIDQLAPGGGYVLGAVHNIQADVPPENVVAMFEEALRYGGYGVG